From Mytilus edulis chromosome 8, xbMytEdul2.2, whole genome shotgun sequence, one genomic window encodes:
- the LOC139485559 gene encoding exosome complex component RRP45-like, which produces MRETPLSNCEREFIRKALGERKRLDGRQAYDYRTLKIAFGYDRGCCRVDLGQTRVLAQVSCEITSPKQQRPSDGVLFVNVELSPMASPVFEVGRMSDQGVEINRILERCLKESRCVDTESLCIIAGEKVWQIRVDVHVMNHDGNLIDCSSIAAITALAHFRRPDVTVDGTDVIVHTIEEKDPLPLSVHHMPICVSFSFYEQGKFLLVDPSDKEEKVMDGKMVIGMNKHREICSLQVTGQMLLLKDQVLRCSNIAVVKVTEITEWIQKALENDRQARSNGERFGFREAVVMDTVTTNQMNPEKIKIEETDQSPAGSDDEVTMETNGHLSDEDSKVPEVKILAKGVGCIGDGGASKWEVDDKMEEEIKSESIILSKKVKKEKPADVIILDDSDEEGTTMLQADDLNTIPDRVVIPQKLSDSTDLSAAIKKKKKDKKKKKQKDVT; this is translated from the exons ATGAGAGAAACACCGTTATCAAACTGTGAAAGGGAATTCATTCGAAAGGCTTTGGGTGAAAGAAAG AGATTAGATGGGAGACAGGCATATGACTACAGAACACTTAAGATTGCCTTTGGGTATGATAGAGGATGTTGTCGTGTTGATCTTGGTCAGACAAG GGTATTGGCACAAGTATCATGTGAAATTACATCACCAAAACAACAGAGACCATCAGAtggtgttttatttgtaaatgttgagttatctcccatggcAAGTCCAGTGTTTGAAGTTGGAAG AATGTCAGACCAGGGAGTAGAAATCAACAGAATCTTAGAAAGATGTTTGAAAGAATCTAGATGTGTTGATACTGAATCTCTGTGTATTATAGCTGGTGAAAAG gttTGGCAGATTAGAGTTGATGTACATGTAATGAACCATGACGGGAACCTGATAGATTGTTCCAGTATAGCTGCCATTACTGCACTGGCACATTTCAG acGACCTGATGTTACAGTTGATGGCACAGATGTTATAGTT CACACCATAGAAGAAAAGGACCCATTACCACTCAGTGTTCATCATATGCCTATTTGTGTATCGTTTTCTTTCTATGAACAAGG GAAATTTTTATTGGTTGATCCATCAGACAAGGAAGAGAAAGTTATGGATGGAAAGATGGTGATAGGGATGAATAAACACAGAGAAATATGCTCACTACAAGTCACAGGTCAAATGTTATTGTTAAAAGATCAG GTTCTAAGATGTTCCAATATTGCTGTTGTTAAGGTTACAGAAATAACAGAATGGATACAGAAAGCACTTGAAAATGACCGACAAGCTAg atcaaatgGTGAAAGATTTGGCTTCCGTGAAGCAGTTGTGATGGATACAGTTACAACCAATCAAATGAATCCAGAAAAGATTAAAATAGAAGAAACTGACCAATCACCAGCTGGATCAGATGATGAGGTTACTATGGAAACCAATGGTCACTTAAGTGATGA AGACAGTAAAGTGCCAGAAGTCAAAATATTG GCTAAAGGTGTTGGTTGTATCGGAGACGGTGGAGCCTCCAAGTGGGAAGTGGACGATAAAATGGAGGAAGAAATCAAATCAGAATCAATTATACTGTCAAAGAAAGTCAAAAAGGAGAAACCTGCAG atgtTATTATACTTGATGATAGTGATGAAGAAGGAACCACTATGTTACAAGCTGATGATTTAAATACAATACCTGACAG GGTTGTTATACCTCAGAAATTGTCAGACTCTACAGATCTATCAGCTGccattaaaaagaagaaaaaagacaagaaaaagaaaaaacagaaaGATGTTACATAA